CAGAGGTGAATCCTCGAGCGCGAAGTCGTGCTTGGGAGCGCGCGCGTAAAATGGTGCTTCAAATTCGTCGTGAACAAGAGGGCCACGGTGGTGTAGATGCGCTGCTAAATGAATACTCACTGTCTACCGCCGAAGGTGTAGTATTGATGTGTTTGGCCGAAGCATTACTTCGCGTACCTGATAAAGAGACGCAAGATGAGCTTATTCGCGACAAATTATCACAAGGCCAGTGGACGCCACACCTTGGTAATTCAGAGTCGCTGTTTGTAAACGCATCTGCATGGGGCTTATTGTTCACCGGCAACATGGTGAACTATGCCGACAAGCGTAAAAAAGAACAGTTTGGTTTATTGAAGAAAACCTTAGGTCGTTTAGGTGAACCTGTTATTCGCCGTGCAATGAACATCGCAATGCGTGTCATGGGCCGCCAGTTTGTTATGGGCGAGACCATTGAAGATGCGGTGGAGCGCGCCAAAGATAAAGAAACCAAAGGGTATGTGTATTCTTACGATATGCTTGGTGAAGGCGCGCGCACCATGCGTGATGCTGACCGCTATTATGATGCATATGTAAAAGCAATTAAGGTGATAGGTAAAGCGGCCAATGGTCGTGGTCCAAAGCGTTCGCCAGGTATCTCGGTTAAGTTATCGGCCATACATCCGCGTTTTGAGTTTTCACACCGCGAACGCGCTATGGCGGACATTCCTCCGCGTCTAAAAGCCCTGTGCATGATGGCAAAGGAATACGACATCGGCCTAACAGTTGACGCAGAAGAAGCGGACCGTCTTGAGCTATCACTCGATATCATCGAAGCCGTATTCCGCGACGAAGATCTCAATGGTTGGGAAGGCTTTGGTCTTGCGGTTCAGGCATATCAAAAACGTGCTATTCACGTTATCGAGCACCTACGTGAGCTAACGTTGGAAGTAGGCCGTCCGTTAATGGTGCGCCTAGTAAAAGGTGCTTATTGGGACACAGAAATTAAACTTACCCAGCAAGCTGGCTTGGAAGAATTCCCAGTATTTACACGCAAGTCATCAACCGACGTGTCGTACCACGCGTGTGCTAACCGCTTGCTCGAATATCGCGATACCATTTATCCGCAGTTTGCGACGCACAACGCTTACACTGCGTCTGTGATTGTTGAACTAGCAGGAGACGATAAAGAAGGTTTTGAGTTCCAGTGTCTTCACGGCATGGGCGATACCTTATACGACCAGGTAGTTACGCAAGACAAAATTCAATGTCGCGTGTACGCCCCAGTGGGTGAGCACGAAGACTTGCTGGCCTATCTTGTGCGTCGTCTTCTTGAAAACGGTGCAAACTCTTCGTTCGTTAATGCCATTGTTGATGACGAAAAGCCGGTAGAGTCTTTACTTGAAGATCCTGTTGAGAAAACTCAGCGCTTGAAAGTACGCTATAACAAGCTGATAAAGACGCCTCGTGGTTTGTACGCGCCTGAACGCGACAACTCGCGTGGACTTGACCTTACCGATACCAATGCGGTGACTGCGCTTAAACACGAACTAGAGCGTTGGCAGGATTATTACAAAGTTACGGGTGATGTGCCTGAAGGTGCAACGCCAGTGCTTAGCCCCACAAATCACGAAGATATTGTGGGTTATCATCACTACGCCACATCAGAACAAATGCTGTCGGCACTAGATGAAGCACAAACAGGGTTTGACGCTTGGTCGAAACGCGATGTGAAAGAGCGTGCTGAGATTTTAAATCGCACCGCAGATGCATTAGAGCGTCACATGGCGGAGCTTATCGCGATTTGTATGCGTGAAGCTGGAAAAGTAGCACAAGACAGTATTGACGAAGTGCGCGAAGCTGTGGACTTTTGCCGTTACTACGCCGTTCGCGCCGAAGAACTGGCAGAAGATCAGCGTTTACTGCCTCGTGGTGTGGTGCTGTGTATTAGTCCTTGGAACTTCCCACTTGCCATTTTCTTGGGGCAAGTTGCAGCGGCCTTGGTAACGGGTAACACGGTTATTGCTAAGCCCGCCGAGCAAACCAGTATTATCGCCAAGCGCGCTGTGGATATTATGCATTCGGTTGGTTTACCTGAAGATGCGTTAAAACTCATTGTGTCACCGGGTAAAGCAGTCGGCGATACCTTGCTACCAGACGAGCGCATTAAAGCGGTAATGTTCACAGGGTCGACCCAAACGGGTACGCTAATTTCACAAGTGCTTGCTGAGCGTGGTGGCGAACAGGTGCCTCTTATTGCAGAGACTGGTGGTCAAAACTGTATGATTGTCGACTCTACTGCATTGCCAGAGCAGGTGGTAGACGACGTCATTCATTCTGGTTTCCAAAGTGCGGGTCAACGCTGTTCAGCACTACGTGTACTTTTCGTACAAGAGGAAATCGCAGACGATCTTACCGATATGCTTATCGGCGCGATGAAAGAGCTTACCGTAGGCGACCCTACACAGCTTGCTACCGATGTAGGTCCAGTGATTGACGAAAAAGCCCTTAAAAGCTTAACTGATCATCAGAAATATATGGAAGATAAAGGTAAGTTACTTTATCGCAATGAAATGCCGGCAGGTTTTGATAACGGTACTTTCTTTACGCCAACACTCTATGAAATTGAAAACATCAATGTGCTTGAAAAAGAGGTATTTGGGCCTGTCGTTCACATGGTGCGCTTTAAGTCAAAAGACTTAGACTCGGTATTAGAGCAAATTAATGGTACTGGCTATGGCCTTACTATGGGGATCCACTCGCGAATTGAAGAGCGTGCTAACGAATTAGCCGCAAAGAGTCGTGCGGGTAACGTTTACATTAACCGTAATATGATTGGTGCGATTGTCGGTGTTCAGCCGTTTGGTGGCCGTGGATTGTCTGGTACAGGTCCTAAAGCGGGTGGTCCAAACTACTTATCTCGTCTAATGGTAGAACGTGCAACACCTAAGCCATCGCATATTGATGATGTTGATGCGACAGATGCAGCACTGGTGGGCGATGAGAAAATTGCAGAACGCGCTCACGTGATGATGGATAAAGCGAAAGCGGTTGAAGTACAGTGGCGTCACACACCACTAAACGACCGCATATCAATGGTCCGTCAACTACTCGCGAAAATAGCGAAAGTAGACATTGTTGATGAGTTAGCCGATGACTTAAATCGTACGTTAGCGACAGCCCGTCAACAGCTTACCAGCGTTGAGCGAAAACTCGCAAAACCGCAAACGTTACCTGGCCCAACGGGCGAGTCGAACAAGTTATATCTTGAGCCGCGCGGTATTCTAGTGTGCTTTGCTGATAAAGACGTAACCTTTGAATATTGGTTGCTTTCTATCGTAACGGCGCTATCTACTGGTAACCCAGTAGTGTCAGTAGTCTCTGAAATTTTCTACGACGAAGCGGTAGAAATTCAGAATAAGTTCGAGTCCACAGGTGCGCCAAAAGGCTTATTCCAAGTCGCACGTCTGGCACATCTTGATACCTTATTAATGGACGAAGACCTATCTGGCGTTGTTGTTGATTCTAATACAGAGCGC
The DNA window shown above is from Alteromonas sp. KC3 and carries:
- the putA gene encoding bifunctional proline dehydrogenase/L-glutamate gamma-semialdehyde dehydrogenase PutA produces the protein MLINDTLHTTSPLRQRIRDYYRISESVAVDQILPIAEVNPRARSRAWERARKMVLQIRREQEGHGGVDALLNEYSLSTAEGVVLMCLAEALLRVPDKETQDELIRDKLSQGQWTPHLGNSESLFVNASAWGLLFTGNMVNYADKRKKEQFGLLKKTLGRLGEPVIRRAMNIAMRVMGRQFVMGETIEDAVERAKDKETKGYVYSYDMLGEGARTMRDADRYYDAYVKAIKVIGKAANGRGPKRSPGISVKLSAIHPRFEFSHRERAMADIPPRLKALCMMAKEYDIGLTVDAEEADRLELSLDIIEAVFRDEDLNGWEGFGLAVQAYQKRAIHVIEHLRELTLEVGRPLMVRLVKGAYWDTEIKLTQQAGLEEFPVFTRKSSTDVSYHACANRLLEYRDTIYPQFATHNAYTASVIVELAGDDKEGFEFQCLHGMGDTLYDQVVTQDKIQCRVYAPVGEHEDLLAYLVRRLLENGANSSFVNAIVDDEKPVESLLEDPVEKTQRLKVRYNKLIKTPRGLYAPERDNSRGLDLTDTNAVTALKHELERWQDYYKVTGDVPEGATPVLSPTNHEDIVGYHHYATSEQMLSALDEAQTGFDAWSKRDVKERAEILNRTADALERHMAELIAICMREAGKVAQDSIDEVREAVDFCRYYAVRAEELAEDQRLLPRGVVLCISPWNFPLAIFLGQVAAALVTGNTVIAKPAEQTSIIAKRAVDIMHSVGLPEDALKLIVSPGKAVGDTLLPDERIKAVMFTGSTQTGTLISQVLAERGGEQVPLIAETGGQNCMIVDSTALPEQVVDDVIHSGFQSAGQRCSALRVLFVQEEIADDLTDMLIGAMKELTVGDPTQLATDVGPVIDEKALKSLTDHQKYMEDKGKLLYRNEMPAGFDNGTFFTPTLYEIENINVLEKEVFGPVVHMVRFKSKDLDSVLEQINGTGYGLTMGIHSRIEERANELAAKSRAGNVYINRNMIGAIVGVQPFGGRGLSGTGPKAGGPNYLSRLMVERATPKPSHIDDVDATDAALVGDEKIAERAHVMMDKAKAVEVQWRHTPLNDRISMVRQLLAKIAKVDIVDELADDLNRTLATARQQLTSVERKLAKPQTLPGPTGESNKLYLEPRGILVCFADKDVTFEYWLLSIVTALSTGNPVVSVVSEIFYDEAVEIQNKFESTGAPKGLFQVARLAHLDTLLMDEDLSGVVVDSNTERTARITAMLSSREGAILPVITAEYNDNLIQRLMTEKTISIDTTASGGNTSLMTLVEDDE